In Vidua macroura isolate BioBank_ID:100142 chromosome 7, ASM2450914v1, whole genome shotgun sequence, a single genomic region encodes these proteins:
- the PHOSPHO2 gene encoding pyridoxal phosphate phosphatase PHOSPHO2: MKFLLVFDFDHTIIDENSDTWIVKCAPERKLPNGLRNSYQPGHWTEYMGRVFVYLGDNGVKEDEMKRTMTTIPFTAGMIDLLGFIGENKELFDCIIVSDSNTVFIDWILKAADFHKVFDEVFTNPAAFSSTGYLTVQHFHAHHCAKCPKNLCKRKVLKEFLDKQLERGVSYTQIVYIGDGGNDLCPVMFLKKNDIAMPRQGYTLEKRISQLAQSLSPVQCSVLVWSSAIDIMSYLKLLMKE, encoded by the coding sequence ATGAaatttctgttggtttttgATTTTGACCATACAATCATAGATGAAAATAGTGACACCTGGATTGTGAAATGTGCTCCTGAAAGAAAACTTCCTAATGGATTAAGAAACTCTTACCAACCAGGACATTGGACAGAATACATGGGCAGAGTCTTTGTCTACTTGGGAGACAATGGTGTCAAAGAAGATGAGATGAAAAGAACTATGACAACAATTCCTTTCACTGCAGGAATGATAGATCTTCTGGGATTTATTGGCGAGAACAAGGAGTTGTTTGATTGTATAATTGTTTCAGATTCTAATACAGTATTTATTGACTGGATTTTGAAAGCTGCTGACTTCCATAAAGTGTTTGATGAAGTGTTTACAAACCCCGCAGCATTTAGCAGTACTGGCTATCTTACTGTACAGCACTTCCATGCTCACCATTGTGCAAAGTGCCCTAAAAACCTTTGCAAAAGGaaagttttaaaagaatttcTAGATAAACAGTTGGAGCGAGGAGTGAGTTATACACAAATTGTATATATAGGTGATGGTGGGAATGACTTATGTCCAGTAATGTTTTTGAAGAAGAATGATATTGCTATGCCCAGGCAGGGGTATACCTTGGAGAAAAGGATTTCTCAGCTGGCCCAAAGTCTCAGTCCTGTACAGTGTTCTGTTCTGGTTTGGTCATCTGCAATTGACATTATGTCTTACCTGAAACTACTTATGAAGGAATGA
- the CFAP210 gene encoding cilia- and flagella- associated protein 210 encodes MAAAAPAAAPAGLRRRRGAPHRWKGKDILDEYFLPNEADLCQVIILPKAEWERIQGSTREAAHIDEKKEQDEVHLESKAAGEDPRSATLSLIQQKLQAKKLREEKEEEERKLLDLEEAKFQAAKRKEVIDRAKIYLSYQDDRMRQFHSALLLTKVLKERDAQVEFLKSRLADNKKRDYEEEQRQFKEYILSEQEKAHQHYMNQQALCKDQLQQIKEREHQAYLAKQEKKREEEEIQRSIQLYQLEIQRKKEKEHEEKIERRKLYHEYVNDQKIIKAIEEQNRMEEDDRIKAHFKAKEIIAQMRRKKEAEMRRQVQEQQDKIISRLAEQMGEALKKEDHRLARDAARIEAEQEKKCKEREAKQKAAIESIAKHRATVMKLKEEKERQEKEEAEKERDVLMEKARIHLEMENNKKHGRHEANREVQKIQLQQMAEKQARKEQEKQAELDYNAQREAIALSKEQEFQKYAKEIIETESKKTHHLYPLLKACEEGRGLGHGPFF; translated from the exons atggcggcggcggcaccggcggcggcaccggcggggctgcggcggcggcgcggcgccc CACATCgttggaaaggaaaagatatTCTAGATGAGTATTTCCTTCCAAATGAAGCAGATCTTTGTCAGGTCATTATATTGCCAAAAGCAGAATGGGAAAGGATTCAGGGCAGCACTAGAGAAGCAGCACACATCGATGAGAAGAAAGAACAGGATGAAGTGCACTTGGAGTCCAAAGCTGCTGGCGAAGACCCGCGCAGTGCCACACTG AGCCTGATACAACAGAAACTTCAAGCCAAAAAATTAcgtgaagaaaaggaagaggaagaaagaaagttACTTGATTTGGAAGAAGCAAAGTTCCAAGCAGCAAAACGGAAGGAGGTTATTGATCGTGCAAAAATCTACCTATCTTATCAGGATGACAGAATGAGACAGTTCCAT AGTGCACTTTTACTTACTAAGGTCCTGAAAGAAAGAGATGCTCAAGTTGAATTTCTTAAGTCAAGATTAGCTGATAACAAAAAGAGGGACTATGAAGAAGAGCAACGTCAATTTAAAGAATACATTCTCAGCGAGCAAGAAAAAGCACATCAGCATTATATGAATCAGCAGGCACTATGCAAAGATCAGTTACAACA AATAAAGGAGCGTGAGCATCAGGCATATCTGgccaaacaggaaaaaaaaagagaagaggaagaaatacagAGATCAATCCAACTGTATCAACtagaaattcagagaaaaaaagaaaaggaacacgAAGAAAAAATTGAACGCCGGAAGCTCTATCAT GAGTATGTAAATGACCAGAAAATAATCAAAGCAATAGAGGAACAAAACCGAATGGAAGAAGATGATCGGATCAAGGCTCATTttaaagcaaaggaaattattgcccaaatgagaagaaagaaagaagctgaaaTGCGTAG ACAAGTACAGGAACAACAGGACAAAATCATTAGTCGATTAGCTGAACAAATGGGTGAGGCACTAAAGAAGGAAGATCATCGACTGGCTAGAGATGCGGCAAGAATAGAAgctgaacaagaaaaaaaatgcaaagagagagaagcaaaacaaaaggcTGCCATTGAATCTATTGCTAAACACAGAGCCACTGTG ATGAagttgaaagaagaaaaggagagacaggagaaagaagaggctGAAAAAGAACGGGATGTGTTAATGGAAAAAGCCCGCATCCAcctggaaatggaaaacaacaaaaaacatggACGGCATGAGGCAAACAGAGAAGTACAGAAAATTCAGCTCCAGCAAATG GCTGAAAAGCAGGcaagaaaagagcaggaaaagcaagcagaattGGACTACAATGCTCAGAGAGAGGCTATTGCACTTTCTAAAGAGCAAGAGTTTCAGAAATATGCAAAGGAAATAATTGAAACAGAATCCAAGAAGACACATCATCTTTATCCTCTTCTCAAAGCATGTGAAGAGGGAAGAGGACTTGGACATGGGCCATTTTTctga